Proteins encoded within one genomic window of Apis mellifera strain DH4 linkage group LG1, Amel_HAv3.1, whole genome shotgun sequence:
- the LOC552316 gene encoding GMP reductase 1, with translation MPNIINDIKLDFKDVLLRPKRSTLKSRSDVDLFTEITFRNSKQIYNGIPIIASNMDTVGTFEMAKALAKYGLFTTIHKYYSVEEWKNFAAENPKDLKYVAASSGTGKEDFERLSNVLTSVPELSFICLDVANGYSQHFVEYVRKVRAEFPNHTIIAGNVVTGEMVEELILSGADIIKVGIGPGSVCTTRMKTGVGYPQLSAVIECADAAHGLKGHIISDGGCTCPGDIAKAFGAGADFVMAGGMFAGHEECGGDTIEKNGKKYKLFYGMASSTAMKKHAGVAEYRSSEGKTVEVPYKGLVESTVLDILGGLRSACTYTGAERLRELPRRATFIRCTQQLNPMYGPPPEI, from the exons atgcctaatattataaatgatattaaattagattttaaagatGTTTTATTACGTCCAAAAAGAAGTACATTAAAAAGTAGATCAGat GTCGATTTATTTACGGAAATCACATTTCGtaattcaaaacaaatttacaatGGAATACCAATAATTGCTTCAAATATGGATACAGTAGGAACATTTGAAATGGCTAAAGCTTTAGCAAag tatgGTCTCTTTACTactattcataaatattattcagtagaagaatggaaaaattttgctGCTGAAAATCCTAAAGACCTTAAATATGTAGCTGCTAGTTCTGGTACAGGAAAGGAAGATTTTGAACGGTTATCAAATGTTTTAACATCTGTACcagaattatcttttatctgtTTAGATGTTGCTAATGGTTATTCTCAACATTTTGTTGAATATGTTAGAAAAGTGAGAGCAGAGTTTCCTAATCATACAATTATt GCAGGAAATGTAGTTACTGGTGAAATGgtagaagaattaatattatctggagcagatataataaaagttggaATTGGTCCTGGATCTGTATGTACTACACGAATGAAAACTGGTGTAGGATATCCACAATTAAGTGCTGTAATTGAATGTGCAGATGCAGCTCATGGTTTAAAAGGACACATTAtttct GATGGTGGTTGTACTTGTCCGGGTGATATAGCAAAAGCTTTTGGTGCTGGAGCAGATTTTGTAATGGCAGGTGGAATGTTTGCTGGTCATGAGGAATGTGGAGGTGAtactatagaaaaaaatggaaaaaaatataagcttTTTTATGGCATGGCTTCAAGCACAGCAATGAAGAAGCATGCTGGTGTTGCTGAATATAG aTCATCAGAAGGCAAAACTGTGGAAGTGCCTTACAAAGGTCTAGTAGAAAGTACTGTATTGGATATATTGGGTGGTTTGCGATCAGCATGCACGTATACAGGAGCTGAACGATTACGTGAACTACCACGACGTGCTACATTTATACGTTGTACACAACAATTAAATCCAATGTATGGTCCACCACCAGAAATCTGa